The genomic segment CCTGTTCCTGTCCTGCTCGGCATGGCGCACCCTCGGCGAGAACGCCGCCGCGACCCTTGCCCGCGGATCTCGCGTCATCGTGCAGGGCCGGCTCAAGCAGCGCACCTACGACGACCGCGAGGGCGTCAAGCGCACCGTGTTCGAACTCGACGTCGAGGACGTCGGCCCCTCCCTGCTCCGCGCGACCGCCGCTGTCACCAAGACCACGGGCACCAGCGGCCAGCAGCCGGCCGCGGACCAGTGGACCAGCCAGCAGCAGCAACGCCCCGCACAGCGTCCTCAGCAGCCACAGCCGACCCGGCACGCCAACGGCTACAACGACGAGCCCCCGTACTGACCCTCGCCCGCGACCGGTCGATGCCGCCCCCGTGCGCGCGAGAGCGCCACCCGCACACTTTGGAGTGATCCCGTGAACGTCCCGCCCCGCGTCACCGTGTACGAGACCAGGGCCGAGCGCGCCCTGTCTCTGCCGGCCTCACTCGTCGACGTGGCCGAGCTGCTCGACGTCGTCCGTACCGAGCTGGTGACCGACGGCCGGCCCGCATCCGACGCACTGCTGCGCCTCGACGACGCCGCCCTCGTCGTCGCCTACGTCGTGCCGGCCAAGACCGAGCAGCCCAAGCTCGCTCCCGTGCTGGGGTTCCGATGAAGCCGGCCCCGTCGACGAAGGAACTGCTGCACCTCGTCGACCGCGGCGCCGAGGGCCGGCTGCTGCCTGTCGAGGCCGAGCTGCTGCGCGCGGGTATCCGCCGGCTCGACGGATCCCGGCGCAGCGCCGGCGGCGCGCAGGCCACCGTTAGCCGGCTGCGCTGGCAGCTCGCCGCAGCCGAGCAGGCCATCGTCGAGACCGAGGCCGACCGCGACCGCCTCGCCCAGCAGGCCGCCGCCGAGCGCAGGCGGTCCCGCGCCGAGGCCGCCGAGCAAGAGCAGCGCGCGGAGCTTGCCGAGGCCGCTCTCGCCGCTGTGCGGGCGCAGCTCGCCGAGGCCGAGGCTGCCGGCCTGCGGTACGCGAACTATCTCGCCGCAGCGCAGCGGGCATGCGGCGCGCCCAATTGGCCGGCCCTCGCCGACACGATCCGCGACCGCATCCACCCCGGGCAGGCCGCGTAACCGGCCCCGCCCCTCGACCCATCAGCCGCGCCCTGCCGAGGAGAACACCAGCCGTGCCGCATCCCGTCGCCCACCACACCGCCGCCCGCCTGCGCACCATCCGAGAGCAGTGGGGCGCCCTGCTCGCCGCCGTCGAGACTTCGCCCGCATCGCGCGCATGGCCGCCGGTCGAGACCCGGGCGTTCCTACACACCGGGAGCACCGACGAGGGGGCGCTCATGGTCGCCGACCGTGCACCACTCGTCTTGCGCGAGCACCCCGCGCCGGCCAACCTCGACGCCCTCGACGCCGGCCGCTTCGTCGAGCAGCAGGTGTTCGACCTCGCGGACACGCTCGCCGCCGCCGTGCAGCACGCCGGCCCCCACGACGCCCGCAGGTGGACCTACCAGGACCCGGGCGCACCGGACGCGCGCAGCGCCGCGGGATCGCGCGCACACGGGCTGCACTGGGCCTGCGTGTACGTCGAGGCCCGCGTGCTCGACGAGGACACCGCCCCCGAGCTGCTCGCCGACGGCACCCTCGTATCGGCCCCGTTCGCCACCCTGCCCGAGCACCTGCTCGCCGAGGCCGCCCGCGTCACCCGCGCCTGCGAGCAGCGCATCGCCCGCATCGTCGCCCCCGACGCGATCACCGGGAGCCGCACCCTGCCGACCCCCTGCCCCGGATGCGGCGGCGCCCTGACGGTGCGCGCCGCCCCGTCCGAACCGCCCATGGTGGTCTGCCGAACGGGGGAGGCGTGCGGAGCCGACACCGGGCGCGACGCCCGCGGCCGGCGCGCGTGGGGGTGGCCGGCCTGCCTCCCCCTGCTGCTCACCCCCGAGGCCCCGAATGCCGGGACCCCCCGGGCCGCGTGACCCCCAACGCACCGAGCAGGGCCCGGAATTGACCCCGGGCCCTTTGCTTGGCCCTCTTGTGAACTTAGTTCTGAACCTAGTACAGTCGACCTCGTTCACCCCGCCGGCTGCACACCGGCACCGACCACAACCACGGGAGCTAACCCCATGGAGCAGCAGACGTTCACCGAGCAGGCCGGCGTCAAGTACGCCGCAATCGGCAAGGGCAAGCGCGTGCACTACTCGCCGAGCAACGACGACGGCCTGTGCGGTCGCGCCATCACCGCGTACCTGACCGTCGAGGAAGCCGTCGCCCTGTTCGACAACGGGTACGAACTGTGCGCGCCCTGCCACCGCGCCGCCGAGAAGCGCGCCGAGGCCGCTCGCCTCGCCGCAGGATCCCCCCTCGCCGCCGCAGTCGTCGCCCTGGTCGACACCATCGAGCAGGCCACCGAACCCGCGCCGATCATCGTCCGCGCCGACCAGGTCCAGGCCGGCGACACCGTCCTCGGAGGGTTCGCCGAAGGGGTCACCGTCGAAAGCGCCGAGGCCAACCACGCCCTTACCCACGCCAACCCCTACACCGCCGACCCGACCCCGTTCGCCGGCGCCGGCTGCTGCGACGGGTGCGCCATGCTGGCCGACCACCGCGGACCAGTCGTCATCCTGGCCACCGACACACCGTGGGACGTCTGCGACCCGATGCCCGCCGCCGACCCTGTCCTTATCCGCCGCCACGCCGCGCAGCCGGCCGTCGACGACGTCCAGGTCGAGGAGCACCGCACCGCCAAGGGCAGCACCCCCAGCGCCGCCGGGCACCCCGACATCGCCGCCGCCCGTGCCGTCCTCGCCGGCCTCGCCGCCGCGACCATGACCGATCACCACGATGTGAGCGCACCGACCGAGGACGAGCGCACAGTGCGCGGGTACCTGGCCGAACCCCGCGGGCAGGGGCGCGTCGCCCTGTACTGGCTCGAAGAGGGCCGCATCGTCCGCCGCGACGACGTGCGGCACGGCGCGTCTCTCGACTGCCTCGCATGGTCGATGGTGCGCGCCGGCTGGACCGTCGAGAAGCTGCTGCGTTCTTCGCAGTGCGTGTCCGCCCACCGCCCCGGCGCGGACGACGCGCCGGCCGCGGTCGAGCCGGCCGTCGTCGAGCAGCCGGCCCCGGCCGCGCGCGAGTGCCTCCACCACATTGCCGCCCGCGCGGACGTGTCCGGCGACCCGATCACGGCGTGTGCCCGCAAGCAGCCCAACCAGGAAGCCGGGGTCTTCAACGACGAGGGATGCGTCGAGGCGTACGACTGCGCCGTGCAGGCCGCGAACCGCGCCGCCGAGGCCAACGTCAGGGACGACGCTCCCGCCGGCGACCCGACGTACACATGGGACCTGCTGTGCGCCGATCACCGCGACAGCGGGCAGCAGGTCGACGACTGCGAGGAGTGCAACGACGAGGACGCCGCCGCCAACGCGCAGGCCGAGGCCGGCGCCCGCAGTGTGGAACTCGACGACACCCTCGACGTGATCGAGCAGGCCGAGCGTGTCGACGGAACGTGGCGCGGACAGTGGATCCCCGCCGAGCCGACCGACGCCTACCTGATCGCCCTTCCCGCCGAGGCCGAGCAGGGCGCATTGTTCGCCTAACGGCCGACCGTTCCGCCCGCCCCCGTGACCACGCGGGGGCGGGCCCGTCCCAGAGAGAGCAGCAGATGAGCAGCGAGCCGAACGAGCAGGCCGCCCCCGACGGAGGAGGAACTACCTGGACCGGCCCCCAAGTCGCCCGCGCGGCCAAGGCCAGCAAGCAGCCGAGGCGATACGAGTCGGACGAGGAAGCCCGCGACGACTTGCTCGCCCTGTTCGCCGAGTTCCTTGGTGGGCCCGAGGTGCGTTCCCGGCGGACCGGACGGGCCGTGACGCCCGAAGAGCAGCAGCGGGTCGAGGCCCTGCTCGCCGAGCAGCGGCACGCCGACGAGAGGGGAACCGCGGAAAGCCGCGCCCTTGATCGCCTTCGCGAGGCTGGCCGTGTCCGCCGTAAGTGGGAGGAGGACTACAAGCCGCGCATGGCGCAGATCATCTACGACGCTCGGCACGAAGGGGGCGCGACGCCGGCACAGATCGCGGCGGAACTCGGCATGACCGAGACGTACGTATACCGCGTGCTGCGCGAGAACGTCGCCTACCTGTACCGCCTCGACATCCGCGACGGCGAAGAGACGGGCCCGGGGTGGCAGTGGTTTGAGGACGGGGAACGGGTCGCCCCCGTGAACGAGCCGGAGCTGCTCGCCGACGCAGTGCTGAACGAGTACCTAGCGGCCCGTCCGCAGCACGCCAAGCCCGCGGGCGAACCGCGCCTGCGCGTGCTGCTGTGGGTGGAAGAGAACCAGCCGGACGACAAGGCCGTGCGAACGGTCCTGTGGCCCGACCCGGACAACCAGTAACCCCACCGACAAGGCAGGCCCGACCGGCGACTGCACATCACCGATCGGGCCCTCACCACACGGGAGCTAACCCCGCCATGGGTAAGAAGAACCCTACCGAGTCCGCTACGCCCAAAGCGCCGGCTGCCGGCAGCCGGCCGTCGGTGCGCATCGACGCCGCCATGTCCGACGATCTGAGCGTGATCATGTCCGCCGGCGGAACCGCGTCGGACGCCTTGCGCGCAGCCGTCGCGATTCTGGCGGACATGTACCGCACCGCGTGGGCGCACGGCGTCTGCGCCGAGGGATCCGCGCCGCGTCTGCTCGCCTATCAGTTGGAGTCGCAGCAGCCGCCCGCACCGGCCCCGAGCAGCGGGTATGACGCCGTGTCGGACACCGGCGGACGGTCGCGGCCGGTTGCGCGCCGGTTGCCGGCCCCGCCTGTCGGACAGCTCTTGCGCCCGTAGGTGCGCAGCAGGGAGCCGCGTCGGACAGGGATCGGCCGGCGCGGCTTCCGGCGGTCACCGGATTGCGCACCGTTATCAATCCGTGATCTAATGGGGCCGTCCCCGGCATGCCCGGAACCCATGAGACTGCACCCCCCGCGGCGCCCCGTCACCAAACCCCCCTGGTGACGGGGCGTTCGCATGCCAGGATGAGTGATCATGTCCGTATGCCCAGGGGGGCCCATGCACCGCCGCATCACCATCGCCATATCCGCCGTTGTGATCACCGCTGCCGGCCTCACCGCGTGTAGCAGTAGCAGCGACGCCAACGCGCCGGCCAAGACGACCGCGCCGGCGACCACGACCGCGGCGCCGTCTGCGCTCCCGGACAAGGCCACCACCGCCCCCGCCGACAACACCGGCATCCCGGCCAAGCCCAACGCCGCCACGCAAGCGAAGTACCTCGCGGCGCTTGACGCGATCTCCACCAAGATCGTGAACGGTAAGCCCGACCGGGCGGTCAGCCGCGGGCGCGACACCTGCGGCACCATTCACTCGTTCCCCAAGGATCATGCCAAGCAGGTGGAGACCACCCGCGTCCGGTTCTCTGGCGCAACGGAGTTCACCACCGCGCAGGCCGAGAAGATCCTCAAGGCCGTACACACGAACCTCTGCCCCAAGAACTGACCCGCTCCACTCAACGGCCCGACGGCGCATTGCTGTCGGGCCGTTGGCGCGCCCGGAGGTGAACCGTGCGAGAGCCGATCACCGACGCCGAGCGCACCCGCGTACGGGCCCTGCACGCCGCCGGCCGCGCCCGCAACGACATCGCCCGAGAGCTGGGCCGTAGCGGCTCGACCGTCTCGAAGATCGCCCGCGAAGAAGGGCTGAGCTTCGCCCGCGGTCCCGAAGTGGTTGCCGCCACGGACGCCCGCCGGCTCGATCTCGCCGCCCGCCGGCAGCAGCTCGCCGAGGCGCTGCACGAGGACGCCGAGCGGCTGCGCGCGCAGCTCTGGGCCCCCTGCACTATCGGCGCGTTCGGCGGTAAGGACAACGAGTGGGCGCAGGTCGACCTCGACCGGCCGCCGTTCGCCGACCAACGCCAGATCCTCGCCGCTACCTCCATCGCCGTCGACAAGTCCTTGAAGCTCGCCCCGTCCGAGGGCGGCGAGGGAGCCGAAGACGTCCGCTCCATGCTGGGCACCCTCGGCGAAGTCCTCGCCGACGCGTTCGCCGACGACGAGCAGGGGGCCGACGACGGGGGGTGAGCCGTGCGCCTGCCCCCCGAACTCACCCTGCCCCTGTCGCGTAAGCAGCTCCGTTCGATCGGCCGCGCCACCGCCCGTATCTCTCTGTGGCACGGGTCGGTGCGTAGCGGTAAGACCGTCGCTTCCCTGCTCGCGTTCGTCATCGCCGTTGCCGCGGCCGGCCCGTCGGGACTCATCCTGATCTGTGGCCGGTCGCTGCAAACGATCGAGCGCAACGTGTTCGAGCCGCTCACCGACCCAAGCCTGTTCGGGCCACTCGCCCGCCACATCCACCACACCCGCGGCGCCACCACGGCAACCATCCTCGGCCGCACGGTGCACCTGATCGGCGCATCGGACGTCCGCGCCGAGGGGCGCCTGCGAGGTCTGACGGCGCAGCTCGCCTACGTCGACGAGGCCACCCTCGTTCCCGAATCCTTCTGGACGCAGCTCCTCGCCCGCCTCAGCACCCCCGGGGCGCGGCTGCTCGCCACCACGAACCCCGACAGCCCGCGGCACTGGCTCAAGGTCGGATACCTCGACCGCGCCCACGAGCTGAACCTGCGGCACTGGCATTTCAAGCTCTCCGACAACCCGAGCTTGACGCGTCAATACGTCGATGACCTGTCCGCCGAATACGTCGGCCTGTGGCGCCGCCGCATGATCGACGGCGCATGGGTGGTCGCCGAGGGCGCCGTATTCGACATGTGGGACGAGCGCGCTCACGTCGTCGACACCCTGCCCCCGATGCTCCGCTACTGGGCCGCGGCCGACTACGGCACCACCAACCCGTTCGCCGCCCTGGTGCTGGGCCTCGGCGCCGACGACCGGCTGTACGTCGTGAGCGAGTGGCGCCACGACAGCAAGGCCGCGCATCGGCAGATGACCGACGCGCAGTACAGCGAGGCCGTCCGCGCGTGGCTTGGCCGGCAGGACATCGAACCCGAGTGGACGTTCATCGACCCGAGCGCCGCATCGTTCCAGACGCAGCTATGGGCCGACGGGCACCCCGGCGTCACCCGGGCCGACAACGAGGTCAAGGCCGGCCTACGGTCCGTCTCCAGCGTCCTGGCCGGCGGCCTGCTCTACGTCCACCGCTCCTGTGCCGGCCTGCTCGACGAGATCCCCGGTTACTCATGGGATCCCGCCGCTTCCGCCAAGGGCGAAGACCGCCCCATCAAGACGGCCGACCACTCCGTCGACGCCCTGCGCTACGCCGTGCACTCCACCGCGCACGAGTGGCGCCACCTGATCACCACAGCAAGGGAGGCCGCGTGACCCTGCCCGCCAACGGCGCCGCCTGGCCGCCCCGCAGCATTGCCCCCCTGTACGCCGACATCGTCGTCGATGACGCGTGGTACTCCGGCGACGCCGACCGCCTCGCCAAGGTCTACCGGCACGGACCGCAGCACCGAAAGGACGGCCGGCGCCGGCTCTGGGGCCGGCACCCGCAGCCCGGCAAGCGCGAGCAGCGCCTGCACATCCCCCTCGCCGGCGAGATCGCGCAGACCAGCGCCGACCTGCTGTTCGCCGACACCCCCGTCATCACCACGACGGACACCGCGGCGCAGGACCGCCTCGACGAGCTGCTCGACGTCGGGGGAGTCGCCGAGCTGCTGCTCACCGCGGCCGAGACCGCCGCCGCCCTGTCCGGTGTGTTCCTGCGCGTGACCTGGGACCGCGACGCCGCCCCTGACCGGCCGCTGTTGACCGTCGTTCACCCCGATCAAGCCGTGCCCGAATGGCGCTTTGGGATCATGACCGCCGTCACCTTCTGGCGGGCTCTGCCCTCGACCGGGTCCGCCGTATGGCGTCACCTCGAACGGCACGAGCCCGGAACGATCCTGCACGGCCTGTACGAAGGGACCGACGACCAGCTCGGCCGGCGCGTGCCGCTCACCGAGCACCCCGAAACAGCCCGCCTCGCTGCATCCCTCGGCGCCGAGGGCGACGCCATTACAACCGGCGTTCCCATGATCACGGCCGTCTACGTGCCGAACATCGGGCCCAACCGAAAGCACCGCGGCGCACCATGGGGCCGCTCCGACTTGCAGGGCGTGCACGACCTGCTCGACGCACTCGACGAGACCTGGTCATCGTGGCTGCGCGACATCCGCCTCGCACGGGCCCGGCTCATCGTTCCCGACGGGTACCTGCGCTCGACCGGGGCCGGCAAGGGCGCCATCTTCGATGACGACCGCGAGGTCTGGCAGACACTCGCGATCCCGCCGACCGAGCAGGGCAACGGCATCACGCTCTCGCAGTTCGCCATCCGCGTTGAAGAGCACCGTACGACCGCCGACGCGATCGTGCGACAGGCCACAACCGCGGCCGGCTACTCCCCGACGTCCCTCGGCCTCGACGGCGACGGCGCCGCCGTCACCGCAACGGAGATCGCGGCACGTGACCATCGGTCGATGGTGACCCGGGGCAAGAAGGTGAGGTACTGGCGTCGCGCGATTGCCGACATCCTGTATGTCCTGCTCGCTGTCGACCGTGCCCAATTCGCCGGCAAGGCAACCCCGGAGCGGCCAACCGTCGACTTCGGATCGGGCGTGGCCGAGGACCCCGGGAGCACCGCACAAACGCTCTCGCTCCTCGCCCAGGCGCAGGCCGTCAGCACCGACACGAAGGTGCGCATCCTGCATCCAGATTGGGCTGACGAAGCGGTCGCTAAGGAAGTCGACCGGATCCTCGCCGAGACCGGCCAGGCCGCCCCCGATCCTGTGGGGACGTTCCCGCTGTAGACGTAAAAACGACCCGCGCAAGCACGATTGCGCGAGCCGGTCCCGGCTACCTAGTCCATCATGGGGCAGCCCGGGGGACCGTCAAACCTTCGTAACATTCCGTAGAGGCTGCGGCGCCACCACAATGGATGGCTGTGCTGCTCCGACCCATCCGCACAGTTTTTGAGCTGCGTGGAGTGAGTGCGGTTGGCCGCATCCCGCATCGACCCGGAATAAGCCAGTTACGAGCGCTACTAACAGCGCTGCCGAAATCTGCGCGCACCGTAGCGTCATAAAGCACGCTCGTGCAGGTGGCGCCGAGTCCTCGGCATCGGTCGGTGGGGCGAAGCACGTGCGATACGTCCGTACCAAGTGGCTGATACGGCGCAGCGCTCTTGATGCTCGTTTCACCTTGATCTCCCGTCCCGCTATTGAGTTGTTGCACTGGCGCCGGTTTGCACCAGCGCGTTACTCCGGTCTGCGGTCGACCGTTGGGCCAGACCAGCTTGGTCCCAAAACTGGTCATCGCGCAACGAGTTGGGGCAAAGACGGGGTGGCCGATTCCCGATTGTGACTGATCGTTGGGCGGTGATCTCCAGTGCCCGTGTCCCCCCGTCAGGTCGAGTACCTCGCCGCCGTCACCGCCGACCTCTACGCCGATGTCGAGCGGCGACTGCTCGCCCTGTGCGCGCGTCAGCTCGCCGCCGGCATGGAGGCGCCCGGGTGGGCCGTCGCCAAGCTCGCCGCGGTCGCGCCCCTGCGACGTAGGGCCGACACGCTGCTCGACACCCTCGCCGGCCGCGTCCATACCGAGGTACGGCACGCCGTCGCCGAGGCATACGACAGCGGCTGGCACTCCGCGCTCGCCGAGCTGGACGTGCTGTCCGACCATGACCGGCGCCTGACCGCCGAGCGCACCCCGAACACGCGGGCCGTCGACCGCCTCGCCGCCGAGACGATCGAGACCGTCACCGCCACCCACCGCGGGATCCTGCGCGGCGTCGAGGACGGATACCGCCAAGTCGTCTCCGAGGTCACCGCCGCTCCGCTGCTCGGCACCGAGTCGCGCCGGCAGGCCACACAACAGGCCATGACCCGGTTCGCCGACCGCGGCGTATCGAGCTTCCGCGACCGCGCCGGCCGCCGCTGGCAACTCACCAGTTACGCCGAGATGGCGGTGCGTACCTCTGTGGGACGTGCCGCGACCGAAGCGCACATGACGACGCTCGCCGCGGCCGGCGTCGACCTGGTCGTCGTCAGCAGCTCCCCGCGCGAATGCCCGCTGTGTCGCCCGTGGGAGCGCAAGGTGTTGTCGATCAACGGCCCGTCCGGCGCCCACACGGTCGACGTCGAGCACGCCGTCGACGACGGCCGCATG from the Streptomyces sp. RKAG293 genome contains:
- a CDS encoding single-stranded DNA-binding protein, with protein sequence MSGETVITLVGNLVDDPELRYTPAGVAVASFRVASTPRTFDKQANEWKDGESLFLSCSAWRTLGENAAATLARGSRVIVQGRLKQRTYDDREGVKRTVFELDVEDVGPSLLRATAAVTKTTGTSGQQPAADQWTSQQQQRPAQRPQQPQPTRHANGYNDEPPY
- a CDS encoding DUF732 domain-containing protein; amino-acid sequence: MHRRITIAISAVVITAAGLTACSSSSDANAPAKTTAPATTTAAPSALPDKATTAPADNTGIPAKPNAATQAKYLAALDAISTKIVNGKPDRAVSRGRDTCGTIHSFPKDHAKQVETTRVRFSGATEFTTAQAEKILKAVHTNLCPKN
- a CDS encoding helix-turn-helix domain-containing protein is translated as MREPITDAERTRVRALHAAGRARNDIARELGRSGSTVSKIAREEGLSFARGPEVVAATDARRLDLAARRQQLAEALHEDAERLRAQLWAPCTIGAFGGKDNEWAQVDLDRPPFADQRQILAATSIAVDKSLKLAPSEGGEGAEDVRSMLGTLGEVLADAFADDEQGADDGG
- a CDS encoding PBSX family phage terminase large subunit, with the protein product MRLPPELTLPLSRKQLRSIGRATARISLWHGSVRSGKTVASLLAFVIAVAAAGPSGLILICGRSLQTIERNVFEPLTDPSLFGPLARHIHHTRGATTATILGRTVHLIGASDVRAEGRLRGLTAQLAYVDEATLVPESFWTQLLARLSTPGARLLATTNPDSPRHWLKVGYLDRAHELNLRHWHFKLSDNPSLTRQYVDDLSAEYVGLWRRRMIDGAWVVAEGAVFDMWDERAHVVDTLPPMLRYWAAADYGTTNPFAALVLGLGADDRLYVVSEWRHDSKAAHRQMTDAQYSEAVRAWLGRQDIEPEWTFIDPSAASFQTQLWADGHPGVTRADNEVKAGLRSVSSVLAGGLLYVHRSCAGLLDEIPGYSWDPAASAKGEDRPIKTADHSVDALRYAVHSTAHEWRHLITTAREAA
- a CDS encoding phage portal protein translates to MTLPANGAAWPPRSIAPLYADIVVDDAWYSGDADRLAKVYRHGPQHRKDGRRRLWGRHPQPGKREQRLHIPLAGEIAQTSADLLFADTPVITTTDTAAQDRLDELLDVGGVAELLLTAAETAAALSGVFLRVTWDRDAAPDRPLLTVVHPDQAVPEWRFGIMTAVTFWRALPSTGSAVWRHLERHEPGTILHGLYEGTDDQLGRRVPLTEHPETARLAASLGAEGDAITTGVPMITAVYVPNIGPNRKHRGAPWGRSDLQGVHDLLDALDETWSSWLRDIRLARARLIVPDGYLRSTGAGKGAIFDDDREVWQTLAIPPTEQGNGITLSQFAIRVEEHRTTADAIVRQATTAAGYSPTSLGLDGDGAAVTATEIAARDHRSMVTRGKKVRYWRRAIADILYVLLAVDRAQFAGKATPERPTVDFGSGVAEDPGSTAQTLSLLAQAQAVSTDTKVRILHPDWADEAVAKEVDRILAETGQAAPDPVGTFPL